One Calditrichia bacterium DNA window includes the following coding sequences:
- a CDS encoding tetratricopeptide repeat protein — MVFINISTFFRQWRLPASVALLWLIFGVSCSGSRNVVVSKNPDKMKIGQSQEMAENYYLSGALYDFEENYANAILEYKLALNYDTSSAQIHKAIGRNYVRLEQHEKALEYLEKSYHKNPEDKETLHYLAETHYTLKEFRNAAFYYELLNELDPYDETVYRNLAYLYNTLGELNKLITLREKQLELVNWEIETATQLWSLYLQSHQEEKALEMSAKLVELFPDDPDAWLLNASSQEFTRDTTAAIESYRQLLLLDPENERALNQMYTLFAQSRGWSGLDKILTDLLDVHPESAMLRLFLGEVKIAREQFAEAKTLMAPLLASETHASQANMLLGRLATQQQNFEAAKGYFREITRRSPWDARAWEFLSVLYFQEGQPDSVILLLEEGLISLPNEFSLLSLYGSALQQVNRISEAVDPLEKAHRLEPEDFNTIVSLGIVYDELKMYQPLDSLYQSALARFPNNALLLNNYSYSLSVRGVELEKALEMSQKALQNEPDNAAYYDTAGWIYFKMGHLEKARELIEQSLVMEPDNPEVIEHLGDVYEKLGNLDLAKQYWQQALELAPDNPELREKWLQN, encoded by the coding sequence ATGGTTTTTATTAATATTTCTACATTTTTTCGCCAATGGCGATTGCCTGCAAGTGTTGCTTTGCTGTGGCTGATTTTTGGTGTTTCCTGCAGTGGTTCCCGCAACGTTGTGGTTTCCAAAAATCCCGACAAAATGAAAATCGGCCAATCGCAGGAAATGGCGGAAAATTACTACCTCTCCGGCGCATTGTACGATTTCGAAGAAAATTATGCCAACGCCATTCTGGAATACAAACTTGCGCTCAATTACGATACTTCATCAGCGCAAATTCACAAAGCGATCGGTCGGAATTATGTTCGGCTCGAGCAGCACGAAAAAGCGCTGGAATATCTCGAAAAATCGTATCACAAAAATCCCGAAGATAAAGAAACACTGCACTACCTTGCGGAAACTCATTATACGCTAAAAGAATTTCGGAACGCCGCATTTTATTACGAATTGCTCAATGAACTGGACCCGTACGACGAAACCGTTTACCGTAATTTGGCCTATTTGTACAACACGCTGGGCGAACTGAATAAACTGATTACTCTTCGTGAAAAACAGCTGGAGCTGGTCAATTGGGAAATCGAAACGGCAACCCAGTTGTGGTCGCTGTATTTGCAATCGCATCAGGAAGAAAAAGCGCTGGAAATGTCTGCGAAGCTGGTGGAGCTTTTTCCGGATGATCCCGATGCCTGGCTGCTCAACGCCAGTTCGCAGGAATTTACCCGCGACACAACCGCAGCGATCGAATCCTATCGCCAGTTGCTGTTGCTCGATCCCGAAAACGAGCGGGCTCTGAATCAGATGTACACGCTGTTCGCCCAATCGCGCGGATGGTCCGGGCTGGATAAAATATTGACCGATTTGCTGGATGTTCACCCGGAATCCGCAATGTTGCGCCTTTTTCTGGGCGAAGTGAAAATTGCCCGCGAACAATTTGCCGAGGCCAAAACGCTGATGGCCCCGTTGCTGGCATCCGAAACCCACGCATCGCAGGCGAACATGCTGTTGGGCAGGCTGGCAACCCAGCAACAAAATTTTGAAGCCGCCAAAGGTTATTTTCGGGAAATTACCCGGCGATCGCCGTGGGATGCCCGGGCATGGGAATTTTTGAGCGTGCTCTATTTTCAGGAAGGGCAGCCGGATTCGGTAATCCTTTTGCTGGAAGAAGGACTCATTTCGTTGCCCAACGAATTTTCGCTGCTGTCATTATATGGCAGCGCGTTGCAACAAGTCAATCGCATAAGCGAGGCGGTTGATCCGCTGGAAAAAGCACACCGGCTGGAGCCGGAAGATTTTAACACTATCGTATCGCTCGGTATTGTTTACGATGAGCTGAAAATGTATCAACCACTCGATTCGCTGTATCAAAGCGCGCTGGCGCGATTTCCCAATAATGCGCTACTGCTGAACAATTACAGCTATTCGCTGAGCGTTCGCGGGGTTGAGTTGGAAAAAGCACTGGAAATGTCCCAAAAAGCGTTGCAAAATGAGCCGGATAACGCCGCCTATTACGACACCGCCGGCTGGATTTATTTTAAAATGGGACATCTGGAAAAAGCGCGCGAACTCATCGAGCAATCGCTGGTGATGGAGCCGGACAACCCGGAAGTGATCGAGCATTTGGGTGATGTGTACGAGAAACTCGGCAATCTCGATTTGGCCAAACAATACTGGCAACAGGCGCTGGAATTGGCGCCGGACAATCCGGAACTTCGCGAAAAATGGCTGCAAAATTAA
- a CDS encoding glycosyltransferase family 2 protein: MDISVVVPAYNERDSLPELMKQIHAAVTDLNLTYEVIVVDDGSNDGTFEVLKSLRSEYPTLRAIRFRRNYGKSPALSEGFKLVKGKFVITMDADLQDDPREIKNLLAKLEEVDMVSGWKKVRHDPISKTFPSKIFNFVTSKITGINIHDFNCGLKGYRKEVIDSLNVYGEMHRFLPVLANWQGFRVGEIVVQHHARKFGKSKYGFARIFNGLFDLMTVIFLTRFRTSPLHVFGMVGLASFSSGFLIELYITAQKLMGIPIKQRPLFFLGILLLIVGVQFVGFGLVAEMISAHQAENVRYSIREHIGLDRDQQLATETEKGPHIGDIPVD, encoded by the coding sequence ATGGATATATCTGTTGTTGTGCCTGCTTACAACGAGCGGGATTCACTGCCGGAATTGATGAAACAAATTCATGCTGCGGTAACCGATCTTAATTTGACATACGAAGTAATTGTCGTCGATGACGGATCGAACGACGGCACATTTGAAGTGCTGAAATCGTTGCGTTCGGAGTATCCCACGCTGCGCGCAATTCGCTTCCGGCGAAATTACGGCAAAAGTCCGGCGCTTTCCGAGGGCTTCAAATTGGTGAAAGGCAAATTTGTCATTACCATGGACGCCGATTTGCAGGACGACCCGCGGGAAATTAAAAATCTGCTGGCCAAGCTGGAAGAAGTGGACATGGTTTCCGGTTGGAAAAAAGTGCGACACGACCCGATTTCCAAAACATTCCCGTCGAAAATTTTTAATTTTGTGACCTCAAAAATCACCGGCATAAACATTCACGATTTCAATTGCGGGCTGAAAGGCTATCGCAAAGAGGTAATCGATTCGCTCAATGTTTACGGCGAAATGCACCGTTTTTTACCCGTGCTGGCCAACTGGCAGGGCTTCCGCGTCGGTGAAATTGTGGTGCAGCATCATGCCCGGAAGTTCGGCAAAAGCAAATACGGCTTCGCCCGAATTTTCAACGGATTGTTCGATTTGATGACGGTTATTTTTCTCACCCGATTTCGCACATCGCCGCTGCATGTTTTTGGAATGGTGGGGCTGGCCAGCTTTTCGTCGGGTTTTTTGATCGAATTATATATCACCGCCCAAAAATTAATGGGCATTCCGATCAAACAGCGACCGCTGTTTTTTCTGGGCATTTTGTTGCTGATTGTCGGGGTGCAGTTTGTCGGTTTCGGGCTGGTTGCGGAAATGATTTCTGCGCATCAGGCCGAGAATGTGCGCTACTCGATTCGCGAACACATCGGTTTGGATAGAGATCAGCAGTTGGCAACCGAAACGGAAAAAGGCCCGCACATCGGCGATATTCCGGTAGATTAA
- the queD gene encoding 6-carboxytetrahydropterin synthase QueD, whose translation MEIYNEFTFESAHFLPNVPEGHKCRRLHGHSFRVRIYVEGPVDEHVGWIMDFADIRTAFEPIRRQLDHYCLNDIEGLENPTSENVSRWIWQRLKPVLPELSRIDFSETCTSGCIYRGD comes from the coding sequence TTGGAGATTTATAACGAATTTACCTTTGAATCAGCCCATTTTTTGCCAAATGTGCCTGAAGGGCACAAATGTCGCCGGCTGCACGGGCACTCGTTCCGGGTGCGCATTTATGTGGAGGGACCGGTGGATGAGCACGTCGGTTGGATCATGGATTTTGCGGACATCCGCACGGCGTTTGAGCCGATCCGCCGGCAACTTGACCACTACTGTTTGAACGATATTGAAGGATTGGAAAATCCCACCAGCGAAAACGTTTCCCGCTGGATTTGGCAGCGGCTGAAACCGGTGTTGCCGGAACTCAGCCGGATCGATTTTTCGGAAACCTGCACTTCCGGCTGCATTTATCGCGGCGACTGA
- a CDS encoding amino acid adenylation domain-containing protein: protein MTPDQILKILQENGANIWVENDKLRLNAPKRVLTDDFRTALAENKSALIAILSPKNAVAEQTENEAVTQPPHLSFAQERLWFMDKLEPGNPVNNINVAYKLTGKLDVEALRQSLSAIVARHETLRTTIGVRDEKPFQHIAAASPVELPVTDWQEIPESAQHAQLQSTMIAEIKTPYELEKGPLFRFKLLKMADEVHVFWASMHHIIADGWSFSVFFNDLQQFYNHFANGTSLNIDELPAQYRDFASFQRESISQNHLQEQLKFWKEKLSGAPSQTEFFSDFQRPNDQQFNGAAYQFELPDALTERIPAFAKAQKTSPFVTLMSVFAVLTHRFTGQEDLVFGTPNANRGKLEWENLIGCFMNPLALRLQLQPEMRFHDVLKIAQNTLMDAHANGDISFEQIIKELQMQRDLSRNPVFQLMFQVFSPGEPQLAGLQVESLPIESQFTELDMHFFVNESANGYTGKIIYNSDLFTPETIERFADHFGNLALDVLANPEKSIGEAQLISDDEWRKIVFEWNDTLTDYPRDKWVHQLFEEQAQKTPDAVAIIFEDQKITFRELDESANRFANYLKNKGLAPGNCVGVCLNRHEKLMPALLGVMKHGCNYIPLDPAFPAERLNFMLSDATADWLVAESDTLNLFDDFGGKTALIDRDWDDVLQADAHHEPVEYDPDEVMYTLYTSGSTGKPKGVQVMQRNVVNLLRAMAETPGISTDDKFIAVTSLSFDISVNELYLPLTTGATMVLISQAIAKDARLLGATIGDSEITLMQATPATWRMLLDTGWKNKTVKTAISGGEALPVDLAHRLLDENLDLWNLYGPTETTIWSTFAQITEKKSQVTIGRPIANTRLFIVDKNMQPVPIGAPGELIIAGDGVARGYHNRPELTADRFVKLPENLVDPTFAFPEIAYRTGDLSRYLPNGDVLYLGRMDQQIKLRGYRIELGEIESAMSDIEEIEQAVVSLKEIAPNDQRLIGYVIEAFGETFQQRKARKLLRTKLPNYMIPSSFVVMEKFPLTPSGKIDRKALPMPSDLTHARAYVPPKTQMEKSLANIWQQLIGVEKVGTQDNFFDVGGHSLLALQMIFKVESQLGCNITPRDVLLQTLGQLAAICEAQSVQQAINN from the coding sequence ATGACGCCAGATCAAATATTAAAAATATTGCAGGAAAACGGCGCAAACATTTGGGTGGAAAACGACAAACTGCGGCTGAATGCGCCGAAACGCGTGCTCACCGACGATTTTCGCACAGCGTTGGCAGAAAATAAATCGGCGCTGATCGCGATTTTGTCGCCCAAAAATGCGGTTGCCGAACAAACGGAAAATGAAGCTGTAACACAACCGCCGCATCTTTCGTTTGCGCAGGAGCGGCTGTGGTTTATGGACAAATTGGAGCCGGGCAATCCGGTGAACAATATTAATGTTGCCTATAAATTGACCGGAAAACTGGATGTTGAGGCGCTGCGGCAAAGCCTTTCGGCAATTGTGGCGCGCCACGAAACGTTGCGAACGACTATCGGTGTGCGCGACGAAAAGCCGTTTCAGCACATTGCGGCGGCATCGCCGGTCGAATTGCCGGTAACCGATTGGCAGGAAATTCCCGAATCGGCGCAACATGCTCAACTGCAATCCACTATGATTGCCGAAATCAAAACGCCGTACGAGCTTGAAAAGGGACCGCTGTTCCGCTTCAAGCTGTTGAAAATGGCGGATGAAGTGCATGTGTTTTGGGCAAGCATGCATCACATCATCGCCGATGGCTGGTCGTTTTCGGTTTTTTTCAACGATTTGCAACAGTTTTACAACCATTTCGCCAACGGCACATCGCTCAACATCGACGAATTACCCGCGCAATACCGCGATTTCGCCAGTTTCCAACGCGAGAGCATCAGCCAAAACCATTTGCAGGAACAGCTCAAATTCTGGAAAGAAAAACTTTCCGGCGCACCGTCGCAAACCGAATTTTTCAGCGATTTCCAGCGACCGAACGACCAGCAGTTTAACGGCGCGGCGTATCAATTTGAACTGCCCGATGCGCTCACCGAGCGAATTCCGGCATTCGCAAAAGCGCAAAAAACATCGCCGTTTGTCACGCTGATGAGCGTTTTTGCGGTGCTCACGCACCGTTTTACCGGACAGGAAGATCTCGTTTTCGGCACGCCAAACGCCAATCGCGGCAAGCTGGAATGGGAAAATCTGATCGGTTGTTTCATGAATCCGCTGGCGCTGCGGCTGCAACTTCAGCCGGAAATGCGCTTTCACGATGTGCTGAAAATTGCGCAAAACACGCTGATGGACGCCCATGCCAACGGCGATATTTCGTTTGAACAAATCATCAAAGAATTGCAAATGCAGCGCGATTTGAGCCGCAATCCCGTGTTTCAACTGATGTTCCAGGTGTTCTCGCCGGGCGAACCACAACTTGCCGGATTGCAGGTCGAATCGCTGCCCATCGAATCGCAGTTCACCGAGCTGGACATGCACTTTTTTGTCAACGAATCAGCGAACGGCTACACCGGCAAAATCATTTATAATTCGGATTTGTTCACGCCGGAAACCATCGAGCGATTTGCTGATCACTTCGGGAATCTGGCGCTGGATGTGCTGGCAAATCCCGAAAAATCCATTGGCGAAGCGCAGTTAATCAGCGACGACGAATGGCGAAAAATCGTTTTTGAATGGAATGATACGCTGACGGATTATCCCCGCGACAAATGGGTTCACCAGTTGTTCGAGGAACAGGCGCAGAAAACACCGGATGCCGTTGCGATCATTTTTGAAGATCAAAAAATAACGTTCCGGGAATTGGACGAGTCTGCCAATCGTTTCGCTAATTATTTGAAAAATAAAGGGCTTGCGCCGGGAAATTGCGTCGGCGTTTGTCTCAATCGCCACGAAAAACTGATGCCCGCGCTGTTGGGCGTGATGAAGCACGGCTGCAATTATATTCCGCTCGATCCGGCATTTCCGGCGGAGCGGCTCAATTTTATGCTTTCGGATGCCACCGCCGATTGGCTGGTTGCCGAAAGCGATACGCTGAATCTGTTCGATGATTTTGGCGGGAAAACCGCGCTGATCGACCGGGATTGGGACGACGTTTTGCAAGCCGACGCCCATCACGAACCCGTCGAATACGATCCCGATGAAGTGATGTACACGCTCTACACTTCCGGCTCCACCGGCAAGCCCAAAGGCGTGCAGGTTATGCAGCGGAATGTGGTCAATTTGCTGCGCGCAATGGCGGAAACGCCGGGCATTTCTACCGATGATAAGTTCATTGCTGTCACCAGTTTATCGTTCGATATTTCTGTGAATGAGCTGTATTTGCCGCTGACCACCGGCGCAACAATGGTGCTGATCAGCCAGGCGATTGCCAAAGATGCGCGGCTCCTCGGCGCAACCATCGGCGATTCGGAAATTACGCTGATGCAGGCGACACCGGCAACCTGGCGCATGTTGCTGGATACCGGTTGGAAAAATAAAACCGTGAAAACGGCGATCAGCGGCGGTGAAGCGTTGCCGGTGGATCTGGCACATCGATTGCTGGATGAAAACCTCGATTTGTGGAATCTGTACGGACCGACCGAAACCACTATTTGGTCGACATTTGCACAAATCACTGAAAAAAAATCGCAGGTGACAATCGGGCGACCGATTGCCAACACACGCCTGTTTATAGTGGATAAAAATATGCAACCCGTGCCGATCGGTGCGCCGGGCGAGCTGATTATCGCTGGGGATGGCGTGGCACGCGGTTATCACAATCGACCGGAACTGACTGCGGATCGATTTGTGAAATTGCCGGAAAATCTGGTTGACCCGACATTTGCATTTCCGGAAATTGCCTATCGCACCGGCGATTTGAGCCGCTATTTGCCGAACGGGGATGTGCTGTATCTCGGGCGGATGGATCAACAAATCAAGCTGCGCGGCTATCGCATCGAGCTTGGCGAAATTGAATCCGCGATGAGCGACATCGAGGAAATTGAGCAGGCCGTGGTTTCGCTGAAAGAAATTGCGCCAAATGATCAACGCTTAATTGGTTACGTTATCGAAGCCTTTGGCGAAACATTTCAGCAACGCAAAGCGCGCAAGCTGTTGCGCACCAAACTGCCAAATTACATGATTCCGTCGAGTTTTGTGGTGATGGAAAAATTTCCGCTCACGCCCAGCGGCAAAATTGACCGAAAAGCGTTGCCGATGCCCAGTGATTTAACCCACGCCCGCGCCTACGTTCCGCCAAAAACGCAAATGGAAAAATCGCTGGCGAACATCTGGCAACAGCTCATCGGCGTGGAAAAAGTTGGCACGCAGGACAATTTTTTTGATGTCGGCGGGCACTCACTGCTGGCATTGCAGATGATTTTCAAAGTGGAATCACAACTCGGCTGCAACATCACGCCACGCGATGTGCTGCTGCAAACGCTCGGGCAGCTCGCCGCCATCTGCGAAGCGCAGTCTGTTCAACAGGCGATAAATAATTGA
- a CDS encoding DUF4292 domain-containing protein gives MNRQIIVLSVIILSMFLAGCAGSRNGTSVSGSSAAGTPVFVSDLAMWPQQYRQNFERMQSFRGDARLTVESETFGGNVDLETLWESPNKLFLKAEGPLGLDIGKIFVGEDRFVWYNQYENHFTSGNLSDPYLNRFLQTNITLEDLKYTVLGFAGQIIDSVKMVDNTHGIFQTISPKDDEIYYRFIVNPESGLLETVEALRQGRAFMRQDFKNYRVVDGVFIPGIVQITMLDQRERISIFYKKVSMNKPLDPSEYTIEISGKVEQLNVN, from the coding sequence ATGAACCGTCAAATAATTGTTTTATCTGTAATTATACTGTCGATGTTTTTGGCAGGCTGTGCCGGTTCCCGCAATGGCACATCTGTAAGTGGCTCTTCGGCTGCCGGAACGCCCGTGTTTGTTTCGGATCTGGCGATGTGGCCGCAACAGTATCGTCAAAATTTTGAGCGGATGCAAAGTTTTCGCGGCGACGCACGGCTAACCGTGGAATCGGAAACATTTGGCGGCAACGTGGATTTGGAAACGCTTTGGGAAAGTCCCAACAAGCTGTTCCTGAAAGCGGAAGGACCGCTGGGATTGGACATCGGCAAAATTTTTGTCGGCGAAGACCGCTTTGTCTGGTACAATCAGTACGAAAATCATTTCACTTCCGGCAACCTCAGCGATCCGTATCTCAATCGTTTTTTGCAAACCAACATCACGCTGGAAGACCTGAAATACACAGTTTTGGGTTTCGCCGGACAAATTATCGATTCCGTTAAAATGGTCGATAACACCCACGGTATTTTCCAAACGATTTCTCCGAAAGATGATGAAATTTATTACCGGTTCATCGTCAATCCGGAAAGCGGATTGCTGGAAACAGTGGAAGCGTTGCGTCAAGGGCGCGCATTCATGCGTCAGGATTTCAAAAATTACCGGGTGGTCGATGGCGTTTTTATTCCCGGAATAGTGCAAATTACCATGCTGGATCAGCGGGAACGCATCTCCATTTTTTACAAAAAAGTGTCAATGAACAAGCCACTGGATCCGTCGGAATACACCATCGAAATTTCGGGCAAGGTAGAGCAACTGAACGTGAATTGA